A window of the Euzebya pacifica genome harbors these coding sequences:
- a CDS encoding Fic family protein produces MRFTRGTYVAQQRPADPGGYGGRANRRAMTYEAFVPTPVADIDIVLAGHAASDVADAEAALARMDQAGAGTAGLETLGRSLLRSEAVASSWIEALRVSHRRLAEAERGAPGQSYDEARRVLGNVHALAAAVEIGAASTPFEVTDIQSMHGMLMATSSVREDRERAGTFRTEPVFIGGTTPKDAEYVGPPAARVNDLVADLVDFVNTRQDLSPTVVAAVAHAQFESIHPFHDGNGRVGRCLVHTVLRRGGFGPVMPPVSIAIANMGRRYVDGLNAFRRNDLDGWISTFAPAITLACEATTGLARRLEDLRRQWGSTLRTARTTAGRRAPRSDSALVASLDVLADLPAFHAKDLAERLGVTWRAAQDAVVELQNAGIVRQVTAGRGNRLYEAAEIFDLLDAFEHDPVPFRTG; encoded by the coding sequence ATGCGGTTCACGCGAGGGACCTACGTGGCGCAGCAGCGTCCAGCCGATCCTGGCGGCTACGGCGGGCGTGCCAACCGTCGGGCCATGACCTACGAGGCCTTCGTCCCGACACCGGTTGCCGACATCGACATCGTCCTCGCCGGGCATGCCGCCAGTGACGTCGCCGACGCGGAAGCCGCGCTCGCGCGGATGGATCAGGCCGGTGCCGGAACGGCCGGCCTGGAGACGCTCGGGCGCAGCCTGCTGCGATCCGAAGCAGTCGCGTCGTCATGGATCGAGGCGTTGCGGGTCTCCCACCGGCGGCTGGCCGAAGCCGAGCGTGGCGCGCCCGGCCAGTCCTACGACGAGGCCCGCCGGGTCCTTGGCAACGTCCACGCCCTGGCGGCCGCGGTGGAGATCGGAGCGGCCAGCACGCCCTTCGAGGTCACCGACATCCAGTCGATGCACGGGATGCTGATGGCCACGTCGAGCGTTCGGGAGGATCGGGAACGGGCCGGGACGTTCCGGACCGAGCCGGTCTTCATCGGTGGAACGACCCCGAAGGATGCGGAGTACGTCGGTCCACCGGCGGCCCGGGTCAACGACCTGGTTGCTGACCTCGTGGACTTCGTCAACACGCGGCAGGACCTGTCGCCGACGGTTGTCGCCGCGGTGGCCCATGCGCAGTTCGAGTCCATCCATCCGTTCCACGACGGCAACGGTCGGGTCGGCCGATGCCTGGTCCATACCGTCCTGCGCCGCGGCGGGTTCGGACCCGTGATGCCACCGGTGTCCATCGCCATCGCGAACATGGGACGGCGGTACGTTGACGGACTCAACGCCTTCCGCCGCAACGACCTCGACGGCTGGATCTCGACCTTCGCCCCGGCGATCACCCTCGCATGCGAGGCAACGACCGGCCTGGCGCGACGACTGGAGGATCTGCGCCGGCAGTGGGGGAGTACCCTGCGGACGGCCCGGACCACCGCCGGCCGTCGTGCGCCACGATCGGACTCCGCCCTGGTCGCCAGCCTGGACGTCCTCGCCGACCTACCGGCCTTCCATGCCAAGGACCTGGCCGAGCGCCTCGGCGTCACCTGGAGGGCAGCCCAGGACGCCGTGGTCGAGCTGCAGAACGCCGGAATCGTCCGCCAGGTCACCGCGGGCAGGGGCAATCGCCTGTACGAGGCCGCCGAGATCTTCGACCTGCTGGACGCGTTCGAGCACGACCCGGTCCCGTTCCGAACCGGGTGA
- the ftsY gene encoding signal recognition particle-docking protein FtsY: MELIIILAVVAVLTLVVVGGLFVGRSKGGTATLPPETKAPTPSSTPTEDAIDPAKTPAIETPEPDEDIDPYPGGPNLLTEDEPDVVVVDEPMSLVQRFRQQLTRASSALGSNLRGIFSSGLTEEAWEELEESLIAADVGVDATLELVEGLRARVKEQGITDGAGALALLKEVLRLELGTADRTMARRPEGTTVWLFTGVNGTGKTTSIGKLAKRHVDAGEKVVLAAADTFRAAASEQLEIWGERSGARVIRQDEGADPAAVAFDGWKAATAANADLLMIDTAGRLQNKKELMAELTKVKKVVVREAEHLDEVLLVIDATTGQNGLSQAKAFTEAVEVTGVVLTKLDGTAKGGIVIAIQRALGLPVKLVGLGEGIEDLAEFDPDAFIDALFAEVVQDVELEDFDAELAELVADQQDDQQGDGTA, encoded by the coding sequence ATGGAACTCATCATCATCCTCGCGGTCGTTGCCGTCCTGACCCTCGTGGTCGTCGGTGGCCTTTTCGTCGGGCGGTCCAAGGGCGGCACCGCCACCCTGCCCCCCGAGACGAAGGCTCCGACCCCCTCCTCGACCCCCACTGAGGACGCGATCGATCCGGCGAAGACGCCGGCCATCGAGACGCCCGAGCCCGACGAGGACATCGACCCCTACCCGGGCGGCCCGAACCTGCTCACCGAGGACGAGCCCGACGTGGTCGTCGTCGACGAGCCGATGAGCCTCGTCCAGCGGTTCCGCCAGCAGCTGACCCGCGCCTCGTCGGCGCTGGGCAGCAACCTCCGCGGCATCTTCTCCAGCGGCCTCACCGAAGAGGCGTGGGAGGAGCTGGAGGAGTCCCTCATCGCCGCCGACGTCGGCGTGGACGCCACCCTCGAGCTGGTCGAGGGCCTTCGTGCCCGCGTGAAGGAACAGGGCATCACCGACGGCGCGGGGGCGCTCGCGCTCCTCAAGGAGGTCCTGCGCCTCGAGCTCGGCACCGCCGACCGGACCATGGCCCGCCGTCCCGAGGGCACCACCGTGTGGCTGTTCACCGGCGTCAACGGAACCGGCAAGACCACCTCCATCGGCAAGCTCGCCAAGCGCCACGTCGACGCGGGGGAGAAGGTTGTCCTGGCCGCCGCCGACACCTTCCGTGCTGCCGCGTCCGAACAGCTGGAGATCTGGGGCGAACGCTCCGGCGCCCGCGTCATCCGCCAGGACGAGGGGGCCGACCCGGCCGCCGTCGCCTTCGACGGCTGGAAGGCCGCGACCGCCGCCAACGCCGACCTGCTGATGATCGACACCGCCGGCCGGCTGCAGAACAAGAAGGAGCTGATGGCCGAGCTGACCAAGGTCAAGAAGGTCGTCGTGCGCGAGGCCGAGCACCTCGACGAGGTCCTGCTGGTCATCGACGCCACCACCGGCCAGAACGGCCTGTCGCAGGCCAAGGCGTTCACCGAGGCCGTCGAGGTCACCGGTGTCGTCCTCACCAAGCTCGACGGCACCGCCAAGGGCGGCATCGTCATCGCCATCCAGCGCGCCCTCGGCCTGCCCGTCAAGCTCGTCGGCCTCGGCGAGGGCATCGAGGACCTGGCCGAGTTCGATCCCGACGCGTTCATCGACGCGCTGTTCGCCGAGGTCGTGCAGGATGTCGAGCTCGAGGACTTCGACGCCGAGCTGGCCGAGCTGGTCGCTGACCAGCAGGACGACCAGCAGGGCGACGGCACCGCCTGA
- a CDS encoding sulfotransferase: MTGANRSGTTWMGNVLSLAVDVAYVHEPFSPSLDPAVSRIPTRAHFTYGTTLDPVQRAALDRLLAGRLPNPSGWRRDITAWKPFGMGVREVGRALGRRRRRVLIKDPTACLLSPAVQAATGGPVVFMVRRPEAYVSSITRLGWGFDFAVWADDDQLMDLLGDVAEEVERAATTDLPVFDQAITIYNGIYTMADRFRQDHPDWLFLRHEEMAADPLETLPPVYEQLGLAWTPEVARAVDRDNVRAPSKDIAPAEFRTVVRQSSATVDTWRSRLDDDQAATIRSRTEAVASHFYDNA; encoded by the coding sequence GTGACCGGCGCGAACCGGTCGGGCACGACGTGGATGGGCAACGTCCTGTCGCTGGCCGTCGATGTGGCGTACGTCCACGAGCCGTTCAGCCCGTCGCTGGACCCGGCGGTCAGCCGGATCCCGACCCGCGCCCATTTCACGTACGGCACGACGCTGGACCCGGTGCAACGGGCGGCGCTGGATCGGTTGCTGGCCGGGCGGCTGCCGAACCCGTCGGGCTGGCGGCGGGACATCACGGCCTGGAAGCCGTTCGGCATGGGGGTCCGCGAGGTCGGCCGCGCGCTCGGCCGACGCCGGCGACGGGTGTTGATCAAGGATCCGACGGCGTGCCTGCTGTCCCCTGCGGTTCAGGCGGCAACGGGTGGGCCGGTCGTGTTCATGGTCCGCCGCCCGGAGGCCTACGTGAGCAGCATCACCCGTCTGGGCTGGGGGTTCGACTTCGCCGTCTGGGCCGACGACGATCAGCTGATGGACCTGCTGGGTGACGTGGCCGAGGAGGTGGAGCGGGCGGCGACGACGGACCTTCCCGTCTTCGACCAGGCGATCACCATCTACAACGGCATCTACACGATGGCCGACAGGTTCAGGCAGGACCACCCCGACTGGCTGTTCCTGCGGCACGAGGAGATGGCCGCCGACCCGCTGGAGACCCTGCCCCCCGTGTACGAGCAGCTCGGCCTCGCCTGGACGCCGGAGGTCGCCCGAGCGGTGGATCGCGACAACGTCAGGGCGCCGTCCAAGGACATTGCCCCGGCCGAGTTCCGCACGGTGGTCCGGCAGAGCTCGGCCACGGTGGACACGTGGCGGTCCCGGCTGGACGACGACCAGGCCGCGACCATCAGGTCACGAACCGAAGCCGTCGCCAGCCACTTCTACGACAACGCCTGA